Proteins found in one Serinicoccus marinus DSM 15273 genomic segment:
- a CDS encoding P1 family peptidase has protein sequence MHPAAGPTNSLLDVGGLGVGHHQRVGDGSLTGTTVVLCPPEGAVAGADVRGGAPGTRETDLLDPRNLVERVHAVVLSGGSAFGLAAADGVMRELYARGRGFPMGGPGEVVPIVPAAVCFDLGRGGDFGSFPDASFGARALADAESGGVAGLGNVGAGTGTQVGGLRGAVGTASAVLPDGTTLAALVVVNAVGSAVDLGTGELWGARHLVEADVRGIPGWPEGGLPARPDPAELEAARRAAEESNATSRVPRSLATTIGVVATDARLTPAQCSRLATSGHDGMARAVNPIHTMFDGDAIFGLSTGARGVPDVAGFHALLHGAGEVVTRAMVRGVLAAESVTTPAGSWRGYREAFPSAGRGD, from the coding sequence ATGCACCCCGCCGCCGGCCCCACCAACTCGCTCCTCGACGTCGGCGGGTTGGGGGTGGGGCACCACCAGCGCGTCGGCGACGGCTCCCTCACCGGCACCACGGTCGTGCTCTGCCCGCCCGAGGGCGCGGTCGCCGGGGCGGACGTGCGCGGCGGGGCGCCCGGCACCCGCGAGACCGACCTGCTCGACCCGCGCAACCTGGTCGAGCGGGTGCACGCGGTCGTGCTCTCCGGGGGGTCGGCCTTCGGGCTGGCCGCGGCGGACGGCGTCATGCGCGAGCTGTATGCCCGGGGCCGGGGCTTCCCGATGGGCGGGCCCGGCGAGGTGGTCCCGATCGTGCCCGCGGCGGTCTGCTTCGACCTCGGGCGGGGCGGCGACTTCGGCTCCTTCCCGGACGCCTCCTTCGGCGCGCGGGCCCTGGCCGACGCCGAGAGCGGTGGCGTCGCGGGGCTGGGCAACGTGGGTGCCGGCACCGGCACGCAGGTCGGCGGGCTGCGCGGCGCGGTCGGCACGGCGAGCGCCGTGCTGCCCGACGGCACCACGCTCGCGGCGCTCGTCGTGGTCAACGCTGTCGGGTCCGCCGTCGACCTCGGCACGGGCGAGCTGTGGGGCGCCCGCCACCTGGTCGAGGCGGACGTGCGCGGCATACCAGGATGGCCGGAGGGGGGGCTGCCCGCCCGGCCCGATCCGGCCGAGCTGGAGGCGGCGCGGCGGGCGGCGGAGGAGTCCAACGCGACCAGCCGCGTCCCGCGCTCGCTCGCGACGACGATCGGGGTGGTCGCGACCGACGCAAGGCTGACCCCAGCGCAGTGCTCGCGGCTGGCGACGAGCGGTCACGACGGCATGGCGCGCGCGGTCAACCCGATCCACACGATGTTCGACGGCGACGCGATCTTCGGCCTGTCGACCGGTGCGCGAGGCGTGCCGGACGTCGCCGGCTTCCACGCCCTCCTGCACGGCGCGGGGGAGGTGGTGACCCGCGCCATGGTCCGCGGAGTGCTGGCGGCGGAGTCGGTGACCACCCCGGCGGGCTCCTGGCGCGGCTACCGCGAGGCCTTCCCCAGCGCGGGGCGGGGCGACTGA
- a CDS encoding NAD(P)(+) transhydrogenase (Re/Si-specific) subunit beta: MWQARSVVITPGYGMAVAHAQHPVARLVERLADLGVDVRFGIHPVAGRLPGHMNVLLAEARVPYDIVLGMDEINDDLASTDVVLVIGANDTVNPAAIEQPGSPIAGMPVLEVWNARDVVVFKRSMATGYAGVQNPLFFRDNTQMIFGDAKDKVEEILTALAG; encoded by the coding sequence CTGTGGCAGGCCCGGTCGGTCGTCATCACGCCCGGCTACGGCATGGCCGTGGCCCATGCGCAGCACCCGGTCGCCCGGCTGGTCGAGCGGCTCGCCGACCTCGGCGTGGACGTACGCTTCGGCATACACCCGGTCGCCGGGCGCCTGCCCGGGCACATGAACGTCCTGCTCGCCGAGGCGCGGGTGCCCTACGACATCGTGCTCGGCATGGACGAGATCAACGACGACCTCGCCTCGACCGACGTCGTCCTGGTCATCGGCGCCAACGACACCGTCAACCCGGCCGCGATCGAGCAGCCGGGCAGCCCGATCGCGGGGATGCCCGTCCTCGAGGTGTGGAACGCCCGCGACGTGGTCGTCTTCAAGCGGTCGATGGCGACGGGCTACGCCGGGGTGCAGAACCCGCTCTTCTTCCGCGACAACACGCAGATGATCTTCGGCGACGCCAAAGACAAGGTGGAGGAGATCCTCACCGCGCTGGCAGGCTGA